A portion of the Tenacibaculum todarodis genome contains these proteins:
- a CDS encoding acetyl-CoA carboxylase carboxyltransferase subunit alpha, whose product MEYLDFELPIKELEDQLVKCYAIGEESEVDVTATCKKIEKKLEKAKKDIYKNITAWQRVQLSRHPNRPYTLDYINAICGDTFMELHGDRNVKDDKAMIGGLGKIGDQSYMFIGQQKGYNTKTRQYRNFGMANPEGYRKALRLMKMAEKFGIPVVTLLDTPGAYPGLEAEERGQGEAIARNILEMTRLKTPIITIVIGEGASGGALGIGVGDKVYMMENTWYTVISPESCSSILWRSWEYKEQAAEALKLTGEDMKKMKLIDGIIKEPIGGAHRDREGAFKAVQEQIVNAFGELKDLSSIDLVAKRMDKYADMGVYKE is encoded by the coding sequence GAAAGCGAAGTAGACGTAACAGCTACATGTAAAAAGATTGAAAAGAAATTAGAGAAAGCAAAAAAAGACATATATAAAAATATTACTGCTTGGCAACGTGTGCAATTATCACGTCATCCAAACAGACCGTATACTTTAGATTATATCAACGCAATTTGCGGAGATACTTTTATGGAGCTTCATGGAGACCGAAACGTAAAAGATGATAAAGCTATGATTGGTGGTTTAGGTAAAATTGGCGACCAAAGTTATATGTTTATTGGGCAACAAAAAGGATATAACACCAAAACGCGTCAATACCGAAACTTTGGTATGGCAAACCCAGAAGGGTATAGAAAAGCTTTACGTTTAATGAAAATGGCAGAGAAATTTGGAATTCCTGTTGTTACTTTATTAGACACTCCAGGTGCATATCCAGGTTTAGAAGCAGAAGAGCGTGGACAAGGAGAAGCAATTGCAAGAAATATTCTTGAAATGACTCGTTTAAAAACGCCAATTATAACAATTGTTATTGGTGAAGGAGCTTCTGGTGGAGCGTTAGGAATAGGTGTTGGAGATAAAGTATACATGATGGAAAACACATGGTATACAGTAATTTCTCCAGAATCTTGTTCTTCAATTTTATGGCGTAGTTGGGAGTATAAAGAACAAGCAGCTGAAGCTTTAAAGCTTACAGGTGAAGACATGAAGAAAATGAAGCTTATTGATGGTATTATTAAAGAACCAATTGGTGGAGCACATAGAGATAGAGAAGGCGCTTTTAAAGCTGTACAAGAGCAAATTGTAAATGCTTTTGGAGAATTAAAAGATTTATCTTCAATAGATTTAGTTGCAAAACGTATGGATAAATACGCAGATATGGGTGTTTATAAAGAATAA
- a CDS encoding DUF3667 domain-containing protein, with translation MACINCKTNFEGQFCPSCGEKKDIERITFGSMIESVFSGFVNMDKGLLFNIKNLTLYPQKTILQYIKGKRKYILSPISYAIVTISVYIIITSLLKKAPSELKVGLGKLGEQGELGRFQQMGYKTGGFLIEKLKYFWLLQAVFLSVFSKLFFKRFNFFEHLAINSFIVGHATLVAIIVRIFYRGEIIVFNFLVFIYMIFLMYKVFGKTNNKFETITMSSLIVLFAYILFMGLPFTIANYIS, from the coding sequence ATGGCTTGCATTAACTGTAAAACTAATTTTGAAGGGCAATTTTGCCCTTCTTGTGGTGAAAAGAAAGACATTGAACGCATTACTTTTGGTTCAATGATAGAAAGTGTTTTTTCTGGATTTGTTAATATGGATAAAGGTTTGTTATTCAATATTAAAAATTTAACATTGTATCCTCAAAAAACAATACTTCAATATATTAAAGGTAAAAGAAAGTATATTCTTAGTCCTATTAGTTATGCAATTGTTACTATTTCTGTTTATATAATTATTACATCTCTTCTTAAAAAAGCTCCAAGTGAGTTGAAAGTTGGTTTAGGGAAACTTGGAGAACAAGGCGAACTTGGTAGGTTTCAACAAATGGGGTATAAAACGGGAGGGTTTCTTATAGAAAAGCTAAAGTATTTCTGGTTATTACAAGCTGTTTTTTTAAGTGTATTTTCAAAATTATTTTTCAAGAGATTCAATTTTTTTGAACATCTAGCTATTAATTCTTTTATAGTAGGTCATGCAACATTAGTTGCTATTATTGTTAGAATATTTTATAGAGGTGAAATTATTGTATTCAATTTTTTGGTTTTCATATACATGATATTTTTAATGTACAAGGTTTTTGGAAAGACAAATAATAAATTTGAGACTATTACAATGTCTAGTTTAATTGTATTGTTTGCGTATATTTTATTCATGGGATTACCATTTACAATTGCTAATTATATTAGCTAG
- a CDS encoding TlpA family protein disulfide reductase — MKKISLIILALITIVSCTKEHSKDFLTFQGTLENNTDSILTISGQGFNKTIKINADGSFKDTIKVEKKDIYSMQTNTGKRGFIHLANGYNLTLTGDSDDFLNSFKYTGKGADGNNFGIAQVLFSRENGNPMEYFALEKDAFDAKISSIKEGMEKLYSKYKNADTSMVNKVKSQNKQMFDFLEKGYEKQHPIAKQRAEIMALVAKGKPSPKFVNYENYKGGTTSLDDLKGKFVYIDLWATWCGPCIREIPALQKLEAEYHNKNVAFVSISSDSDRRSQGSWEKANTKWKNFVAKKELTGIQLWAGKDISFMRDYQVNSIPRFILIDPQGNIVDNNAPRPSDPQLKKLFTELGV, encoded by the coding sequence ATGAAAAAAATATCACTTATAATTTTAGCTCTAATTACTATAGTTTCTTGTACTAAAGAGCACTCTAAAGACTTTTTAACTTTTCAAGGAACCTTAGAGAATAATACCGATTCTATTTTAACTATTTCTGGACAAGGTTTTAATAAAACTATTAAAATTAATGCTGATGGGAGTTTTAAAGATACCATAAAGGTTGAAAAAAAGGACATTTACTCAATGCAAACCAACACTGGTAAACGTGGTTTTATTCATTTAGCAAACGGTTATAATTTAACCCTAACTGGAGATTCTGATGATTTTTTAAACAGTTTTAAATATACTGGTAAAGGTGCTGACGGAAACAATTTTGGAATTGCCCAAGTATTATTTAGTAGAGAAAACGGAAATCCGATGGAGTATTTTGCTTTAGAAAAAGATGCTTTTGACGCTAAAATTTCTTCAATTAAAGAAGGCATGGAAAAATTATACAGCAAATATAAAAATGCTGATACTTCTATGGTAAATAAAGTGAAAAGTCAAAATAAACAAATGTTCGACTTTTTAGAAAAAGGATATGAAAAACAACATCCTATTGCTAAACAGCGTGCAGAAATTATGGCTTTAGTTGCAAAAGGAAAACCTTCTCCTAAATTTGTAAATTATGAAAACTACAAAGGCGGAACAACTTCTTTAGATGACTTAAAAGGAAAGTTTGTGTATATCGATTTATGGGCTACTTGGTGTGGACCTTGTATTAGAGAGATTCCTGCTTTACAAAAATTAGAAGCTGAATATCATAATAAAAATGTAGCTTTTGTAAGTATTTCTTCTGATAGTGACAGAAGAAGCCAAGGTTCTTGGGAAAAAGCAAATACAAAGTGGAAAAACTTTGTTGCTAAAAAAGAACTTACAGGCATTCAATTATGGGCTGGAAAAGACATTAGCTTTATGAGAGATTATCAAGTAAATAGTATACCTCGTTTTATCTTAATTGACCCACAAGGTAACATTGTAGACAATAACGCTCCAAGACCTTCTGATCCACAATTAAAGAAGTTATTTACTGAATTAGGAGTTTAG
- the hutH gene encoding histidine ammonia-lyase, with protein sequence MNHHIISSKQLDLETIHDLLHTDKKLQLSEDSIAKVIKCRAYLDAKMQENSKPIYGINTGFGALYNVKIDGKDLQKLQENLVMSHACGAGDEVPQEIVKLMLLLKIQSLSYGHSGVQLEIIYRLVDFYNNNIFPVVYTQGSLGASGDLSPLAHLALPLIGLGEVYFEGEKISGKEILDKFNWQSIQFKSKEGLALLNGTQFMSAYGVSNLLKAYKLSYLADTIGTLSLEAFDGRIEPFNELIHLVRPHNGQLKTAKRISEFLEESTLINQEKKHVQDPYSFRCMPQVHGATKDTLAFVKKTFITEINSVTDNPNVFVEEDLLISGGNFHGQPLALALDFLAIAMAELANISERRTYQLVSGHRHLPPFLVSNPGLNSGFMIPQYTAASIVSQNKQYATPASVDSIESSNGQEDHVSMGANAATKAKKVVDNVQTVLAIELFTASQGLSFGNGKTSPFLESLVGLFRNEVSIVEEDRVMHHDIKKASQFIDGFTIEVTELFG encoded by the coding sequence ATGAACCATCATATAATAAGTAGTAAACAATTAGATTTAGAGACAATTCACGATTTATTGCATACTGATAAAAAATTGCAATTATCCGAAGATTCAATTGCTAAAGTTATAAAGTGTCGCGCTTATTTAGATGCTAAAATGCAAGAAAATTCTAAACCTATTTATGGAATTAATACAGGTTTTGGAGCCTTGTATAATGTGAAAATTGATGGTAAAGACTTACAGAAACTACAAGAAAACTTAGTAATGAGTCATGCTTGTGGGGCAGGAGATGAGGTTCCACAAGAAATTGTAAAACTGATGTTGTTATTAAAAATACAATCGTTAAGTTATGGTCATTCTGGTGTGCAATTAGAAATAATATATCGGTTAGTAGATTTTTATAATAATAATATTTTCCCTGTAGTCTATACACAAGGTTCTTTAGGAGCTTCTGGAGATTTATCTCCATTGGCACATTTAGCATTGCCATTAATAGGTCTAGGTGAAGTGTATTTTGAAGGCGAAAAAATTAGCGGAAAAGAAATATTAGATAAATTTAATTGGCAATCTATTCAATTTAAATCAAAGGAAGGTTTAGCGTTGTTAAATGGAACGCAATTTATGTCTGCATACGGAGTTTCAAACCTTTTAAAAGCGTATAAATTATCTTATTTAGCAGATACAATTGGTACATTATCTTTAGAAGCCTTTGATGGAAGAATTGAGCCTTTTAATGAGTTAATTCATTTAGTGCGTCCTCATAACGGACAATTAAAAACGGCTAAAAGAATCTCAGAATTTTTAGAAGAAAGCACATTAATAAATCAAGAGAAAAAACACGTTCAAGATCCCTATTCATTTCGTTGTATGCCACAAGTTCACGGAGCAACAAAAGACACTTTGGCGTTTGTAAAAAAGACGTTTATTACGGAGATTAATTCGGTAACCGATAACCCAAATGTATTTGTAGAGGAAGATTTGTTAATTTCTGGAGGAAATTTCCATGGGCAACCTTTAGCATTAGCGTTGGATTTTTTAGCGATTGCAATGGCCGAATTGGCAAATATTTCCGAACGAAGAACCTATCAATTAGTTTCAGGACACAGACATTTACCACCATTTTTAGTTTCCAATCCAGGTTTAAATTCTGGTTTTATGATTCCACAGTACACAGCAGCAAGTATTGTAAGTCAAAATAAACAATATGCAACACCAGCAAGTGTAGATTCTATAGAGTCTAGTAACGGACAAGAAGACCATGTTTCTATGGGAGCAAATGCGGCAACCAAAGCTAAAAAGGTAGTTGATAATGTACAAACTGTTTTGGCAATTGAATTGTTTACAGCTTCGCAAGGATTAAGCTTTGGTAACGGAAAAACGTCTCCATTTTTAGAATCTTTAGTTGGTTTATTTAGAAATGAAGTTAGTATTGTTGAAGAAGATCGTGTTATGCATCACGATATTAAAAAGGCTTCACAATTTATAGATGGTTTTACTATTGAAGTAACTGAATTGTTTGGGTAG
- the scpA gene encoding methylmalonyl-CoA mutase: MSRKDVSNISLDKNKQENSSFKHEDFVAGLAPNLRGPYSTMYVRRAWTIRQYAGFSTAEESNAFYRRNLAAGQKGLSVAFDLATHRGYDSDHERVQGDVGKAGVAIDSVEDMKVLFDQIPLDKMSVSMTMNGAVLPILAFYIVAAEEQGVAPELLAGTIQNDILKEFMVRNTYIYPPTPSMKIIADIFKFTSENMPKFNSISISGYHMQEAGATPEIELAYTLADGLEYIRKGIEAGMDIDTFAPRLSFFWAIGMNHFKEIAKLRAGRMLWAKIVQKFNPKNPKSLALRTHCQTSGWSLTEQDPFNNVARTTIEAMAAAFGGTQSLHTNALDEAIALPTDFSARIARNTQIYLQEETHITKTVDPWAGSYHVEKLTEEITNKAWELIQEVEELGGMTKAIEKGIPKMRIEEAAAIKQAKIDSGKDVIVGVNKYQLKEEEPLHILEVDNEAVRQSQIDRLNTLKADRNATEVAKSLADLTECAKSSNGNLLDLAVKAARNRATLGEISDALETVFDRHKAVHKTISGVYSKEIKDDKLFKKATDLADKFAELEGRRPRIMIAKLGQDGHDRGAKVVATGYADLGFDVDIGPLFQTPQEATKQAIENDVHILGISSLAAGHKTLVPQVIAELKKYDREDIMVIVGGVIPAQDYQFLFDAGAVGVFGPGTKIAQAAIDMLTILIDSVAE, from the coding sequence ATGAGTAGAAAAGACGTTTCAAATATCAGTTTAGACAAAAATAAACAAGAAAACTCTTCGTTTAAACACGAAGATTTTGTTGCTGGATTAGCGCCTAATTTACGCGGACCCTACTCAACAATGTACGTTCGTAGAGCTTGGACAATTAGGCAATATGCAGGTTTTTCTACTGCGGAAGAAAGCAACGCTTTTTATCGAAGAAATTTAGCTGCTGGTCAAAAAGGACTTTCTGTTGCGTTTGATTTAGCTACGCACAGAGGTTACGATTCTGATCATGAGCGTGTGCAAGGTGATGTTGGAAAAGCAGGAGTTGCCATTGATTCTGTGGAAGACATGAAGGTTTTATTTGACCAAATTCCGTTAGATAAAATGTCGGTTTCAATGACAATGAACGGCGCCGTTTTACCAATTTTAGCCTTTTATATTGTTGCTGCGGAAGAACAAGGAGTTGCTCCAGAATTATTAGCAGGAACCATTCAAAATGATATTTTAAAAGAGTTTATGGTGCGTAATACGTACATTTATCCACCAACTCCATCGATGAAAATTATTGCGGATATTTTTAAGTTTACTTCTGAAAATATGCCGAAATTTAATTCGATTTCTATTTCTGGTTATCACATGCAAGAAGCGGGTGCAACGCCAGAAATTGAATTAGCGTATACGTTAGCAGACGGATTAGAATATATTAGAAAAGGTATTGAAGCCGGAATGGATATTGACACCTTTGCTCCTCGCCTTTCGTTTTTCTGGGCAATTGGAATGAATCATTTTAAAGAAATTGCAAAATTACGAGCAGGTAGAATGTTATGGGCAAAAATTGTTCAAAAATTCAACCCGAAGAACCCAAAATCATTAGCTTTACGTACACATTGCCAAACAAGTGGTTGGTCTTTAACAGAACAAGATCCGTTTAACAATGTTGCTAGAACTACTATTGAAGCTATGGCAGCAGCTTTTGGCGGAACACAATCTTTGCACACAAATGCGTTGGACGAAGCTATTGCGTTACCAACCGATTTTTCTGCTAGAATTGCAAGAAACACACAAATATATTTACAAGAAGAAACTCATATTACCAAAACGGTAGATCCTTGGGCAGGAAGTTATCACGTTGAAAAACTAACGGAAGAAATTACCAACAAAGCGTGGGAATTAATTCAAGAAGTGGAAGAACTTGGCGGAATGACAAAAGCTATTGAAAAAGGAATTCCGAAAATGCGTATTGAAGAAGCCGCAGCAATAAAACAAGCAAAAATAGACAGTGGAAAGGATGTAATTGTAGGTGTAAATAAATATCAATTAAAAGAAGAAGAACCTTTACATATTTTAGAAGTTGATAACGAAGCCGTTCGTCAATCTCAAATTGATCGTTTAAATACCTTAAAAGCTGATAGAAATGCTACAGAAGTAGCAAAATCTTTGGCAGATTTAACGGAATGCGCAAAATCAAGTAACGGAAATTTATTAGATTTGGCTGTAAAAGCAGCAAGAAATAGAGCCACTTTAGGTGAAATTTCTGATGCTTTAGAAACTGTTTTTGACAGACATAAAGCAGTACATAAAACCATTTCTGGCGTGTATAGTAAAGAAATTAAAGACGATAAATTGTTTAAAAAAGCAACTGATTTAGCTGACAAATTTGCTGAATTAGAAGGTAGAAGACCTCGAATTATGATTGCCAAACTTGGGCAAGATGGTCATGATAGAGGCGCAAAAGTGGTTGCAACAGGTTATGCCGACTTAGGTTTTGACGTAGATATTGGTCCACTTTTTCAAACACCACAAGAAGCTACAAAACAAGCTATAGAAAACGATGTTCATATTCTTGGTATATCATCTTTAGCAGCTGGACATAAAACTTTAGTGCCGCAAGTGATTGCAGAACTTAAAAAATACGATCGAGAAGATATTATGGTAATTGTTGGTGGCGTTATTCCTGCTCAAGATTATCAATTTTTATTTGACGCTGGTGCCGTTGGTGTTTTTGGCCCTGGAACCAAAATTGCACAAGCTGCAATTGATATGCTTACTATATTAATTGACAGTGTTGCTGAATAA
- a CDS encoding methylmalonyl-CoA mutase subunit beta produces MSSYLFDEFNEVTPKAWKQKIQADLKGLDYNETLLWHTDEGITVKPFYTKEDQTNTALSVSKNGFKICQSIFIDDEKVANQLAIDALKRGATAIEFTANSSFDYKTTLKNIDLAFTKIYFNFNFLSAEFTTEIAAFTNSKNCFYNIDIIGNLAKTGNWFINLKEDHKQLEKIVSNVNNSLAINVSLYQNTGANIVQQLAYALAHANEYLNHFGKDVAEKIYFKFSVGSNYFFEIAKLRAFRVLWTSLLKEYDTSSQAHIFTQPSLRNKTLYDYNVNMLRTTSESMSAILGGSDTVSNNSYDSIYHKSNEFGERISRNQLLILQQESELSEAQNIADGTYYIESITEQLAEKALEIFKLIENGGGFLKQLKEGIIQKKIKESADKEQAKFDAGELVLLGTNKIKNEEDKMKNDLELFPFVKKRSEKTLIQPLIQKRLAENLEQERLKDE; encoded by the coding sequence ATGAGCAGCTATTTATTTGATGAATTTAATGAAGTGACGCCCAAAGCTTGGAAGCAAAAAATTCAAGCAGATTTAAAAGGCTTAGACTATAATGAAACACTACTTTGGCATACTGATGAAGGTATAACCGTAAAACCATTCTACACCAAAGAAGATCAAACTAACACAGCTTTAAGTGTTTCTAAAAACGGATTTAAAATTTGTCAATCAATTTTTATTGATGATGAAAAAGTTGCCAATCAATTAGCTATTGATGCTTTAAAACGTGGAGCTACAGCAATTGAATTTACAGCAAACAGCTCATTTGATTACAAAACGACGCTTAAAAATATTGATCTAGCTTTTACTAAAATTTATTTCAATTTTAATTTTCTATCAGCAGAATTTACAACTGAAATTGCAGCATTTACAAATTCTAAAAACTGTTTTTACAATATTGATATTATTGGCAATTTAGCCAAAACAGGTAATTGGTTTATCAACCTAAAAGAAGATCATAAACAATTAGAGAAAATTGTTTCTAATGTAAATAATTCTCTTGCAATAAATGTTTCATTGTATCAAAATACAGGAGCAAATATTGTACAACAATTGGCGTACGCTTTAGCACATGCAAATGAATATTTAAATCATTTTGGAAAAGATGTTGCTGAGAAAATTTATTTTAAATTTTCAGTAGGAAGTAACTACTTTTTTGAAATTGCAAAACTAAGAGCTTTTAGAGTTTTGTGGACTTCACTTTTAAAAGAATACGACACTTCTAGCCAAGCACATATTTTTACACAACCAAGTTTGCGTAACAAAACTTTGTACGACTATAACGTAAATATGTTACGAACTACTTCTGAAAGCATGAGCGCAATTTTAGGAGGTTCGGACACCGTTTCTAACAATTCTTACGATTCAATCTATCATAAATCCAACGAATTTGGCGAACGTATTTCTCGTAATCAATTGTTAATTTTACAACAAGAAAGTGAACTTTCTGAAGCTCAAAATATTGCAGACGGAACGTATTATATCGAAAGTATTACAGAACAATTAGCCGAAAAAGCGTTAGAAATTTTTAAGTTGATTGAAAATGGTGGTGGATTTTTAAAACAATTGAAAGAAGGTATTATTCAGAAGAAAATTAAAGAATCTGCCGATAAAGAACAGGCAAAGTTTGATGCTGGAGAACTCGTGCTACTTGGAACAAACAAAATTAAGAACGAAGAAGACAAAATGAAAAACGATTTAGAATTGTTTCCATTTGTTAAAAAACGTTCAGAAAAAACATTAATTCAGCCACTTATTCAAAAAAGATTAGCTGAAAATTTAGAACAAGAAAGACTGAAAGATGAGTAG
- a CDS encoding FtsB family cell division protein has protein sequence MTFKQLKQKPYFKVITNFYVLALTIFVVWMFFFDENSFLTHREFNKEINELETSIDYYKNRISDDKSTIEKLQDSLSLERYAREKYLMKRENEDVYIIEFDTIKK, from the coding sequence ATGACCTTTAAACAACTAAAACAAAAGCCTTATTTTAAAGTTATTACAAATTTTTATGTTTTAGCTTTAACTATTTTTGTTGTTTGGATGTTTTTTTTTGATGAAAATTCTTTCTTAACACATAGAGAATTCAACAAAGAAATTAACGAATTAGAAACTTCTATAGATTATTATAAGAACAGAATATCTGACGATAAATCTACCATAGAAAAACTACAAGACTCTTTATCATTAGAACGCTATGCACGTGAAAAGTATTTAATGAAAAGAGAAAATGAAGACGTTTACATAATAGAATTTGATACCATAAAAAAGTAA
- the udk gene encoding uridine kinase codes for MLIIGIAGGTGSGKTTVVNQIINQLPSDEVCVISQDSYYKATDNLSYDERTKINFDHPRAIDFELLVQHLSALKREEIIEQPVYSFVTHNRTKDTIKTHPRKVIIVEGILIFNSEELRKLCDIKIYVHADADERLIRRIRRDINERGRDIDEVLSRYQDTLKPMHQQFIEPTKNYADIIIPNDRYNTVAIDIVRTVISERL; via the coding sequence ATGCTCATTATTGGTATTGCCGGAGGAACAGGAAGCGGAAAAACTACCGTTGTAAATCAAATTATAAATCAACTTCCATCAGATGAAGTTTGTGTAATATCTCAAGATTCTTATTACAAAGCAACAGATAACCTTTCTTACGACGAAAGAACAAAGATAAATTTCGACCATCCAAGAGCAATTGATTTTGAATTATTAGTTCAGCATTTATCAGCTTTAAAAAGAGAAGAAATTATTGAACAACCTGTATATTCTTTTGTAACACACAACAGAACAAAAGACACAATAAAAACACATCCAAGAAAAGTAATTATTGTTGAAGGAATTCTTATCTTTAACAGTGAAGAATTACGTAAATTATGCGACATTAAAATCTATGTGCATGCAGATGCAGATGAACGTTTAATTCGTAGAATTAGAAGAGATATTAATGAAAGAGGAAGAGATATTGATGAAGTTTTAAGCCGTTATCAAGACACCTTAAAACCAATGCACCAGCAATTTATTGAGCCAACAAAAAACTACGCAGATATTATAATACCTAATGACAGGTATAATACTGTTGCCATAGATATTGTAAGAACCGTTATTAGCGAAAGACTATAA
- a CDS encoding TIGR01777 family oxidoreductase → MNKILITGGTGLVGKYLQKKLEEKNYSVVILTRNPTLKNEFKWNIAEEYIDDAAFKDITHIIHLAGAGIADKRWTDKRKQELINSRVKSANLLFKKVKELEIDLKGFISASGIGYYGAITSDTIFTEDDKPENDFISKICVKWEAAANQFKKLNVPVSILRTGVVLAKNGGALQKMNTPLFLSALGNGKQYMPWIHIEDLCNLYINAIENTKYTGILNAVSPEHQTNNSFTKALGKNLKKPVLPMNAPSFVIKTALGELAYILLKGSRVSSEKVENLGFKFKFKTLEKALKNL, encoded by the coding sequence ATGAATAAAATATTAATAACGGGAGGAACGGGTTTAGTTGGAAAATATCTTCAAAAAAAATTAGAAGAGAAAAACTATAGTGTGGTTATTCTTACAAGAAACCCTACTTTAAAAAATGAATTTAAATGGAATATTGCAGAAGAATATATAGACGATGCAGCTTTTAAAGATATTACACATATTATTCATTTAGCTGGCGCTGGAATTGCAGATAAACGTTGGACAGATAAAAGAAAACAAGAACTCATAAATAGTAGAGTAAAATCTGCCAATCTACTGTTTAAAAAAGTAAAAGAATTAGAAATTGATTTAAAAGGCTTTATTTCTGCTTCCGGAATTGGTTATTATGGAGCAATAACTTCCGATACAATTTTTACAGAAGATGATAAACCTGAAAATGATTTCATCTCTAAAATATGTGTAAAGTGGGAAGCAGCAGCAAATCAATTTAAAAAACTAAATGTACCTGTTAGCATTTTAAGAACAGGTGTTGTTTTAGCAAAAAACGGTGGCGCTTTGCAAAAAATGAACACTCCACTGTTTCTTTCAGCTCTTGGAAACGGAAAACAATATATGCCTTGGATTCATATAGAAGACTTGTGTAACCTGTATATAAATGCAATAGAAAACACAAAATACACGGGTATTTTAAACGCTGTATCTCCTGAACATCAAACCAATAACTCTTTTACCAAAGCATTAGGAAAAAATTTAAAAAAGCCTGTTTTACCAATGAATGCTCCAAGTTTTGTGATAAAAACTGCTTTAGGAGAATTGGCATATATTTTATTAAAAGGAAGTAGAGTCTCTTCAGAAAAGGTTGAAAATCTGGGATTTAAATTCAAATTTAAAACATTAGAAAAAGCATTGAAAAATTTATAA
- a CDS encoding alpha/beta hydrolase — translation MLKKILKYLGFLLLLLLFIYIIGPKAAKPILTTQITANTQSLLEIESSIAKENSNTNIREGNHSRLIWADSIPKKTKYAVVYLHGFSASPAETEVIYTNFAKRYGANLYAPRLYKHGLKDKEPLIEFTAEGYLESAKKAIAIGKQMGEKVILMCVSTGATAGLFLASENPEIEALILSSPNIDIYDTNSNLVTKPWGKQLLGLIMGGDYQTWQPPNGAEKYWYSKYRIEAIVNLKAMIQATMKKEVFQKIKQPIFMAYYYKNEEEQDKTVSVKRMKEMFEQISTSEDKKYQIAIPEAKNHSIASRFFTEEYKTVEKEIYKFADTILKLQPQKHE, via the coding sequence ATGCTAAAAAAAATACTCAAATACTTAGGATTCCTTTTACTTCTTCTCCTTTTTATATATATAATTGGACCTAAAGCAGCCAAACCAATATTAACAACTCAAATAACAGCAAACACACAAAGTTTATTAGAAATTGAAAGTTCAATTGCTAAAGAAAACAGTAATACAAATATTAGAGAAGGAAATCATTCTAGATTAATTTGGGCAGATAGCATTCCTAAGAAAACAAAATACGCAGTAGTTTATTTGCATGGTTTTTCAGCAAGTCCAGCAGAAACAGAAGTAATCTATACTAATTTTGCTAAACGATATGGAGCAAACCTTTACGCTCCGAGGTTATACAAACATGGTCTAAAAGACAAAGAGCCTTTAATAGAATTTACTGCTGAAGGTTATTTAGAATCAGCCAAAAAAGCCATTGCAATTGGTAAACAAATGGGTGAAAAAGTGATTTTAATGTGTGTAAGTACTGGTGCAACAGCTGGTTTGTTTTTAGCTTCTGAGAACCCAGAAATTGAAGCTTTAATTTTATCGTCTCCTAATATTGATATTTATGACACCAACTCTAACTTGGTTACTAAACCTTGGGGAAAACAATTATTAGGATTAATAATGGGTGGAGATTATCAAACTTGGCAACCACCCAACGGAGCTGAAAAATACTGGTATTCAAAATACAGAATTGAAGCCATTGTTAATTTAAAAGCAATGATACAAGCAACCATGAAAAAGGAAGTTTTTCAAAAAATAAAACAACCCATTTTTATGGCGTATTATTATAAAAATGAAGAAGAACAAGACAAAACAGTTTCCGTAAAAAGAATGAAAGAAATGTTTGAACAAATTTCAACTTCAGAAGATAAAAAGTATCAAATTGCAATACCTGAAGCTAAAAATCATTCTATTGCATCACGTTTTTTTACGGAAGAATATAAAACTGTAGAAAAAGAAATTTACAAGTTTGCAGACACAATTTTAAAATTACAACCACAAAAGCATGAATAA